A single Agrococcus sp. ARC_14 DNA region contains:
- the dhaK gene encoding dihydroxyacetone kinase subunit DhaK: MKKLINDPAKTVDEGVAGFAAAHPDLVRVVVDPPFVIVRADAPVAGKVGLVSGGGSGHEPLHAGFVGFGMLDAAVPGAMFTSPTPDPILEATKQVDGGAGVLHIVKNYTGDVLNFETAAELALAEGIEVASVIVDDDVAVKDSLYTAGRRGVAGTLLVEKIAGAAAQRGDTLDQVAEIARKVNSSVRSMGLALAPCTVPHAGEPSFDLAEDEVEIGIGIHGEPGRVRIALEPADRLVDRLIEPILEDLPFAADDRVLLLVNGMGGTPLSELYIVFRRAAEVLAERGITLARSLVGSYVTSLEMQGVSLTLLKVDDELLDLYDAPVETVALRWGR, from the coding sequence GTGAAGAAGCTCATCAATGACCCCGCCAAGACTGTCGACGAAGGCGTCGCAGGCTTCGCAGCCGCACATCCCGACCTCGTCCGCGTGGTCGTCGACCCGCCGTTCGTCATCGTCCGGGCGGATGCGCCGGTCGCCGGCAAGGTCGGGCTGGTGTCGGGCGGCGGGTCCGGCCACGAGCCGCTGCACGCCGGCTTCGTGGGCTTCGGCATGCTGGACGCGGCCGTGCCGGGCGCCATGTTCACCTCTCCGACGCCCGACCCCATCCTCGAGGCGACGAAGCAGGTCGATGGCGGCGCCGGCGTGCTCCACATCGTGAAGAACTACACCGGCGACGTGCTGAACTTCGAGACGGCCGCCGAGCTCGCCCTGGCCGAGGGCATCGAGGTGGCGTCGGTCATCGTCGACGACGACGTGGCCGTGAAGGACTCGCTCTACACCGCGGGCCGTCGCGGCGTCGCAGGCACGCTGCTGGTCGAGAAGATCGCGGGCGCCGCTGCACAGCGCGGCGACACCCTCGACCAGGTGGCAGAGATCGCGCGCAAGGTCAACAGCAGCGTGCGCTCGATGGGGCTGGCACTCGCGCCCTGCACCGTGCCGCACGCAGGCGAGCCGAGCTTCGACCTGGCGGAGGACGAGGTCGAGATCGGCATCGGCATCCACGGCGAGCCTGGCAGGGTGCGCATCGCCCTCGAGCCGGCAGACAGGCTGGTCGACCGGCTCATCGAACCGATCCTCGAGGATCTCCCGTTCGCCGCAGACGACCGTGTGCTGCTGCTCGTCAACGGCATGGGCGGCACGCCGCTGTCGGAGCTCTACATCGTGTTCCGTCGCGCGGCGGAGGTGCTCGCCGAGCGCGGCATCACGCTCGCCCGCTCGCTGGTCGGCTCGTACGTGACGAGCCTCGAGATGCAGGGCGTCTCGCTGACGCTGCTGAAGGTCGACGACGAGCTGCTCGACCTCTACGACGCGCCGGTGGAGACGGTCGCGCTGCGGTGGGGCCGGTGA
- a CDS encoding MIP/aquaporin family protein: MELNLGLVFLSELVGTAMLVLLGCGVVANVVLKANKGFGGGFLMINFGWGLAVFAGVIVAAYSGAHLNPAVTLGLWANSLATGGDFNAAALPAYLGGEFLGAFLGAVLCWLAYKQHFDLEEDPGAKLGTFSTGPGIRSNGWNLVTEIIATFVLVFVVIGFGFQNGDAAATVPVGLASLGALPVALLVVGIGASLGGPTGYAINPARDLGPRIAHAVLPIKGKGSSDWSYAWVPVAGPIIGGVLAGLLAPVLIAGVAGFAA, translated from the coding sequence GTGGAACTCAACCTCGGTCTGGTATTCCTCTCTGAGCTGGTGGGCACAGCGATGCTCGTGCTGCTCGGCTGTGGCGTCGTCGCCAACGTCGTACTGAAGGCCAACAAGGGCTTCGGTGGCGGCTTCCTCATGATCAACTTCGGCTGGGGCCTCGCGGTCTTCGCCGGTGTCATCGTGGCGGCCTACTCCGGTGCACACCTCAACCCGGCCGTCACGCTCGGCCTGTGGGCGAACTCGCTCGCGACCGGCGGCGACTTCAACGCGGCAGCGCTGCCCGCCTATCTCGGCGGCGAGTTCCTCGGCGCGTTCCTGGGCGCCGTGCTCTGCTGGCTGGCGTACAAGCAGCACTTCGACCTGGAGGAGGACCCGGGCGCCAAGCTCGGCACGTTCTCGACCGGCCCAGGCATCCGCTCGAACGGCTGGAACCTCGTCACCGAGATCATCGCGACCTTCGTGCTCGTCTTCGTCGTCATCGGCTTCGGCTTCCAGAACGGCGACGCCGCCGCGACGGTCCCGGTCGGCCTGGCGTCGCTCGGCGCCCTGCCGGTGGCCCTGCTCGTCGTCGGCATCGGCGCCTCGCTCGGTGGCCCGACCGGCTACGCCATCAACCCCGCCCGTGACCTCGGCCCGCGCATCGCGCATGCCGTGCTGCCCATCAAGGGCAAGGGCTCGAGCGACTGGTCCTACGCGTGGGTCCCCGTGGCGGGCCCGATCATCGGCGGCGTGCTCGCCGGCCTGCTCGCTCCGGTGCTCATCGCGGGAGTCGCGGGCTTCGCAGCCTGA